One window from the genome of Paenibacillus azoreducens encodes:
- the mutM gene encoding DNA-formamidopyrimidine glycosylase, giving the protein MPELPEVETVKNTLNQLVKGKVIDHVTVNLARIIQRPDDIEQFAFMLAGHTIQNVERRGKFLRFVLDGLVMVSHLRMEGRYGVYASTDPVEKHTHVIFHFNDGTELRYKDVRQFGTMHLFQPGEEFKLPPLSKLGLEPLEQEFTPERFKAALAGKKSKIKAVLLNQAYVVGIGNIYVDESLFRTGIHPEQLVSTLTDEQFRALHQAIVDTLREAVEVGGSSIKSYVNGQGEMGMFQHQLKIYGRQNQPCLTCGTLIEKTVVGGRGTHFCPVCQTLK; this is encoded by the coding sequence ATGCCGGAGTTGCCGGAAGTCGAGACAGTCAAAAACACGTTAAACCAATTGGTCAAAGGCAAAGTGATCGACCATGTAACCGTAAATTTGGCGCGGATTATCCAGCGCCCTGACGATATAGAGCAATTTGCATTTATGCTGGCGGGACATACGATTCAAAACGTGGAACGCCGCGGCAAGTTTTTGCGTTTTGTATTGGATGGTCTGGTCATGGTCTCCCATCTGCGGATGGAAGGACGTTATGGAGTATATGCCAGCACGGATCCCGTCGAGAAGCATACGCATGTCATTTTCCATTTCAATGACGGGACCGAGCTGAGGTACAAGGATGTGCGGCAATTCGGGACGATGCATTTGTTCCAGCCTGGAGAGGAGTTCAAGCTTCCTCCGCTGTCCAAGCTGGGGCTTGAACCGCTTGAGCAAGAGTTTACGCCCGAAAGATTTAAAGCGGCATTGGCGGGCAAAAAGTCCAAAATCAAGGCTGTACTGCTGAACCAGGCATATGTTGTTGGCATCGGGAATATTTATGTGGATGAATCTTTGTTCAGAACGGGCATCCATCCTGAGCAGCTCGTGAGCACGCTGACGGATGAGCAGTTCCGCGCATTGCATCAAGCCATTGTGGATACGCTGCGGGAAGCGGTTGAGGTTGGAGGTTCCTCCATCAAATCCTATGTCAACGGGCAGGGGGAGATGGGGATGTTCCAGCATCAGCTCAAAATTTACGGGCGCCAAAATCAGCCTTGCCTTACTTGCGGAACGTTAATTGAGAAAACCGTTGTTGGCGGCCGGGGCACGCATTTTTGCCCGGTATGCCAGACCTTAAAATAA
- a CDS encoding lytic transglycosylase domain-containing protein translates to MKALRFLRKKRVLLLLFIGFVAVLFFSTNWMSWFYPIYYKEHIRAQAERYDVDPFLVASIIRVESNYKLGKESKKGALGLMQLMPDTAQWAMEQAKLPEVTMDHIKHKPEASIAIGTWYLKKLNTQFKGNRIAVIAAYNAGPGNVDGWLKKGVWDGTLDSLKDVPFGETRHYVQRVIYYYNQYTRIYSDF, encoded by the coding sequence ATGAAGGCTTTACGATTTTTGCGAAAAAAACGTGTGCTTCTCCTGCTGTTTATCGGCTTTGTAGCCGTATTGTTTTTCAGCACCAACTGGATGTCCTGGTTTTACCCTATATACTACAAGGAACATATCCGTGCACAAGCGGAGCGTTATGACGTGGACCCGTTTTTGGTTGCTTCCATCATTCGGGTGGAATCCAATTATAAGCTCGGCAAAGAATCGAAAAAAGGAGCGCTTGGCCTGATGCAGCTCATGCCGGACACGGCTCAATGGGCGATGGAACAGGCTAAACTTCCGGAAGTGACGATGGACCATATCAAACATAAACCTGAGGCCAGCATTGCCATCGGGACATGGTATCTAAAAAAATTGAACACCCAGTTCAAAGGCAATCGAATTGCCGTTATTGCGGCTTATAATGCCGGGCCAGGAAACGTGGATGGATGGCTTAAAAAGGGAGTATGGGATGGAACGCTGGATTCCCTTAAGGACGTTCCTTTCGGTGAAACAAGGCACTATGTACAACGGGTGATTTATTATTATAATCAATATACGCGGATTTACAGCGATTTTTGA
- the coaE gene encoding dephospho-CoA kinase (Dephospho-CoA kinase (CoaE) performs the final step in coenzyme A biosynthesis.), whose translation MIIGLTGGIATGKSTVSALLVDKGALLVDADQIAREVMLPGHPVLAEVIAHFGQVVLLADGTLDRKKLGDIVFNNPAERKALNEITHPAIRKEIREQMETLERKHPDKLVVVDIPLLYESGLESMFERVMVVYAPQSVQQQRLMQRSGLNGDEAMARIRSQMDIEEKKLKADIVIDNSGSAEETKHQIDEFWLRSGCV comes from the coding sequence ATGATTATCGGGTTAACCGGAGGTATAGCAACTGGCAAAAGCACGGTGTCGGCTCTCCTGGTAGACAAGGGAGCCCTGCTTGTTGATGCCGATCAGATCGCCCGGGAAGTGATGCTCCCGGGTCATCCCGTTTTGGCGGAAGTGATCGCTCATTTTGGACAAGTTGTGCTCCTTGCGGACGGTACTTTGGACAGGAAAAAGCTCGGGGACATTGTTTTTAACAACCCTGCGGAACGAAAAGCATTAAACGAGATTACGCATCCGGCCATCCGCAAGGAGATCCGGGAACAGATGGAAACTTTGGAGCGGAAACATCCGGACAAACTTGTTGTTGTTGATATTCCTTTACTTTATGAATCAGGGCTTGAGTCCATGTTTGAGCGTGTGATGGTCGTATATGCTCCGCAGTCCGTTCAGCAACAACGATTGATGCAGCGGAGCGGATTGAACGGGGACGAAGCGATGGCGCGGATCCGTTCACAGATGGACATCGAAGAGAAGAAGCTGAAGGCGGATATCGTCATTGATAACAGTGGGAGCGCAGAAGAGACGAAACATCAAATTGATGAGTTTTGGCTTCGGTCAGGTTGCGTATGA
- a CDS encoding alpha/beta-type small acid-soluble spore protein, with product MAQNNSSNNLVVPKATAALNQMKYEVAQELGISIPQDGYQGNMTSYENGSLGGLITKRLVTLAEQQLAGQFQ from the coding sequence ATGGCTCAAAACAACAGCTCTAACAACCTTGTAGTACCTAAAGCTACTGCAGCCCTGAACCAAATGAAATACGAAGTGGCTCAGGAATTGGGTATCTCCATCCCACAAGACGGATACCAAGGCAACATGACTTCCTATGAGAACGGTTCGCTCGGGGGACTCATCACAAAACGTCTGGTAACCCTGGCTGAACAACAACTTGCTGGTCAATTCCAATAA